From a region of the Actinomadura luzonensis genome:
- a CDS encoding sensor histidine kinase, which translates to MNDTPPRGWRRLTVHAWFVAVLAVVAILVIACAVVATVMLDRTARLSNQLIEGISPARVEAAQLENALLDQETGVRGYLLTGRRDFLEPYSEGVRAEQRSGGRIADLLKDRPGLVADVGAVRAAAEAWRRDYAQPAIAAKQDDATVTAAGNEGGKQSFDAIRARLDRLSAELTRARTAAQSELDRAQRIRNWAFVAMVVLFLLAGIAIAVLLRRAIGRPLDELRVASRHVATGDFGHPIPERGPADIRELSRDVDLMRTRLVRALQESHEAQGLLRAQTADLDAQAVELRRSNAELEQFAYVASHDLQEPLRKIATFCQLLQKRYGSVLDERGAQYIHFAVDGATRMQVLINDLLSFSRVGRMYDDRKPVDLDDALDKALDDLSTAVEESDARVERPDDLPTVTGDRTLLGLLWQNLLGNAIKFRRAGERPEIRVECVRGEQGEWLLSVSDNGIGIEPEFAEKVFVIFQRLHNRETYGGTGIGLAMCRKIVENHGGRIWLDTGYTGGTRICFTLPDPALDPVSESDS; encoded by the coding sequence GTGAACGACACCCCTCCGCGCGGCTGGCGCCGCCTGACCGTCCACGCCTGGTTCGTCGCCGTGCTGGCGGTCGTCGCGATCCTGGTGATCGCCTGCGCCGTCGTCGCCACGGTCATGCTCGACCGCACCGCCCGCCTGTCGAACCAGCTCATCGAGGGCATCTCCCCGGCCAGGGTCGAGGCCGCGCAACTGGAGAACGCCCTGCTCGACCAGGAGACCGGCGTCCGCGGCTACCTGCTGACCGGGCGGCGCGACTTCCTGGAGCCGTACAGCGAGGGGGTGCGCGCCGAGCAACGCAGCGGCGGCCGCATCGCGGACCTGCTCAAGGACCGCCCGGGGCTGGTCGCGGACGTCGGCGCGGTCCGCGCCGCGGCCGAGGCGTGGCGGCGCGACTACGCCCAGCCCGCGATCGCCGCCAAACAGGACGACGCCACCGTCACCGCCGCCGGCAACGAGGGCGGCAAGCAGAGCTTCGACGCCATCCGCGCGCGGCTCGACCGGCTCTCGGCGGAGCTGACCCGGGCCCGCACCGCCGCGCAGAGCGAGCTGGACCGGGCGCAGCGCATCCGCAACTGGGCCTTCGTGGCCATGGTCGTGCTGTTCCTGCTGGCCGGCATCGCGATCGCGGTGCTGCTGCGCCGCGCGATCGGCCGCCCGCTGGACGAGCTGCGCGTCGCCTCCCGGCACGTCGCGACCGGCGACTTCGGCCACCCCATCCCGGAGCGGGGCCCGGCCGACATCCGCGAGCTGTCCCGCGACGTGGACCTGATGCGCACCAGGCTGGTGCGCGCGCTCCAGGAGTCCCACGAGGCCCAGGGCCTGCTGCGCGCCCAGACCGCCGACCTCGACGCGCAGGCGGTCGAGCTGCGCCGCTCCAACGCCGAGCTGGAGCAGTTCGCCTACGTGGCCTCGCACGACCTCCAGGAGCCGCTGCGCAAGATCGCCACGTTCTGCCAGCTCCTGCAGAAGCGCTACGGCTCGGTGCTGGACGAGCGCGGCGCCCAGTACATCCACTTCGCGGTGGACGGCGCCACCCGCATGCAGGTGCTCATCAACGACCTGCTCAGCTTCTCCCGGGTCGGCCGCATGTACGACGACCGCAAGCCGGTCGACCTCGACGACGCGCTCGACAAGGCGCTCGACGACCTGTCCACGGCGGTCGAGGAGTCGGACGCCCGCGTCGAGCGCCCCGACGACCTGCCGACCGTGACGGGCGACCGCACCCTGCTCGGCCTGCTCTGGCAGAACCTGCTGGGCAACGCCATCAAGTTCCGCCGCGCGGGCGAGCGCCCCGAGATCCGCGTCGAGTGCGTACGCGGCGAGCAGGGCGAGTGGCTGCTGTCGGTGTCGGACAACGGCATCGGCATCGAGCCCGAGTTCGCCGAGAAGGTCTTCGTCATCTTCCAGCGCCTGCACAACCGCGAGACCTACGGCGGCACCGGCATCGGCCTGGCGATGTGCCGGAAGATCGTGGAGAACCACGGCGGCCGCATCTGGCTCGACACCGGCTACACCGGCGGCACCCGCATCTGCTTCACTTTGCCTGACCCGGCCCTTGATCCCGTTTCGGAAAGCGACTCATGA
- a CDS encoding TetR/AcrR family transcriptional regulator: MAGRPGGDPDRGIELLWRQEEEREPRPGLSVGRIVRAAVELADAEGLAGLSMRKVADRLGFTTMSLYRHVPSRDHLVDLMRDEVLAEHADVRRPHDGHDGHDGRTGGGSDGGGDGRVGGGSGGGGGGGGGVGWRERLEGVARQAWAIRQRHPWLAEIRGTRHLPGPNAVAHYDYMLGTLLGTPLTPSEVIAVVGLVGRFVDAEALLLVETQREERRSGVSEEEWWGGRDSLYARLDRYPALSHLWTAGGWDHPEDSFEFGLRRLLDGVEALIRERYESRDETAAGTPREGSEGGRAPETGTQPIAQPGREPSPKSSGREPLAKSGAESGPESGRESSPKPGSEPSPKPGSEPSPKPGSEPSPKPGSEPSPKPGSEPSPKPGSEPSPKPGSEPSPKPGSEPSPKPGLGSGAGGGPESGTGGGPSSGAEPCAECGAALDPAPSGRPRVYCSRACRQRAYRRRHRP; encoded by the coding sequence ATGGCGGGACGTCCGGGGGGTGATCCCGATCGCGGGATCGAGCTGCTGTGGCGGCAGGAGGAGGAGCGGGAGCCGCGCCCCGGCCTCAGCGTGGGACGGATCGTCCGGGCCGCCGTCGAGCTGGCCGACGCCGAGGGGCTGGCGGGCCTGTCGATGCGCAAGGTCGCCGACCGGCTCGGCTTCACCACCATGTCGCTCTACCGGCACGTGCCGAGCCGCGATCACCTCGTCGACCTGATGCGCGACGAGGTCCTGGCCGAACACGCCGACGTCCGGCGCCCCCACGACGGCCACGACGGCCACGACGGGCGCACCGGTGGGGGCAGTGATGGGGGCGGCGACGGGCGGGTCGGCGGAGGCAGCGGTGGGGGTGGGGGTGGCGGCGGGGGCGTCGGATGGCGGGAACGGCTGGAGGGCGTCGCGCGGCAGGCGTGGGCGATCCGGCAGCGGCACCCCTGGCTCGCCGAGATACGCGGCACCCGCCACCTGCCCGGTCCCAACGCCGTGGCGCACTACGACTACATGCTCGGCACGCTCCTCGGCACCCCGCTCACCCCGTCCGAGGTGATCGCGGTCGTCGGCCTGGTCGGCCGCTTCGTGGACGCCGAGGCCCTGCTGCTGGTCGAGACGCAGCGCGAGGAGCGCCGCAGCGGCGTGTCCGAGGAGGAGTGGTGGGGCGGGCGCGACTCCCTGTACGCGCGCCTCGACCGCTACCCCGCCCTCTCCCACCTGTGGACGGCCGGCGGCTGGGACCACCCCGAGGACTCCTTCGAGTTCGGCCTGCGCCGCCTGCTCGACGGCGTCGAAGCCCTCATCCGCGAGCGTTACGAAAGCCGTGACGAAACTGCGGCCGGTACGCCACGGGAAGGATCCGAGGGAGGCCGGGCCCCGGAGACCGGCACACAGCCCATCGCGCAGCCGGGCCGGGAGCCCAGCCCCAAGTCGTCGGGCCGCGAGCCACTCGCGAAGTCGGGTGCGGAGTCCGGCCCGGAGTCGGGCCGCGAGTCCAGCCCGAAGCCGGGCTCGGAGCCCAGCCCGAAGCCGGGCTCGGAGCCCAGCCCGAAGCCGGGCTCGGAGCCCAGCCCGAAGCCGGGCTCGGAGCCCAGCCCGAAGCCGGGCTCGGAGCCCAGCCCGAAGCCGGGCTCGGAGCCCAGCCCGAAGCCGGGCTCGGAGCCCAGCCCGAAGCCGGGCTCGGAGCCCAGCCCGAAGCCGGGCTTGGGGTCCGGTGCCGGAGGGGGCCCGGAGTCCGGTACGGGAGGCGGCCCGTCGTCCGGTGCGGAGCCCTGTGCGGAGTGTGGGGCCGCGCTCGACCCCGCCCCGTCGGGCCGCCCCCGCGTCTACTGCTCGCGCGCCTGCCGCCAGCGCGCCTACCGGAGGCGCCACCGACCCTGA
- a CDS encoding response regulator, with the protein MTTPQAIEVLLVEDDPGDELITREAFEDNKIQNNLHVVRDGLEALDFVYRRGEYAEAPRPDLILLDLNLPKYDGRQVLEKIKGDPDLRAIPVVVLTTSSAEEDILRSYDLFANAYVTKPVDLERFLAVIRQIDEFFVTVVRLPGRLQTPGGA; encoded by the coding sequence ATGACCACTCCGCAGGCCATCGAAGTGCTCCTCGTCGAGGACGACCCCGGCGACGAGCTGATCACCCGAGAGGCGTTCGAGGACAACAAGATCCAGAACAACCTCCACGTCGTCAGGGACGGCCTGGAGGCGCTGGACTTCGTCTACCGGCGCGGCGAGTACGCCGAGGCGCCCCGTCCCGACCTCATCCTGCTCGACCTCAACCTGCCGAAGTACGACGGGCGCCAGGTCCTGGAGAAGATCAAGGGTGATCCCGACCTGCGCGCGATTCCCGTCGTCGTCCTCACGACCTCCTCCGCCGAGGAGGACATCCTGCGCAGCTACGACCTTTTCGCCAACGCGTACGTGACCAAACCCGTCGATCTGGAGCGGTTCCTGGCCGTCATCCGCCAGATCGACGAGTTCTTCGTCACGGTCGTCCGGCTGCCCGGCCGCCTGCAGACGCCGGGCGGCGCCTGA
- a CDS encoding PP2C family protein-serine/threonine phosphatase: MAHAGEHDGWVPLVLLVEDDPQDALIVRELLEDSGLAVRLEWARSVKEARQALRRLRPQCVLLDLDLPDAYAFSALPAVLEEAGDAAVVVLTGLAEEQAGLAAVTAGAQDYLVKGRVEAEWLGRALRYAMQRKQAEQAAVALHAERVRAKENARLERGLLPTPLLQSMPIQVASRYQASRGSQTLGGDFFDVVESDDKIVHAVIGDVCGHGPDEAALGVCLRIAWRALVLTGLEGGALLRQLERILAAERPSPEIFVTMSTLVLEPDRRTVRLWRAGHPGMFVHTPEGVTLSEPAQGPALGLPIDGDWEQHVMELPPGGGLTLFTDGLFERRLPGEPPRWLGEEGLLELARKRAHLDGERFLDALVEDVETAAPETAADDLAVVHLRWNDDL, translated from the coding sequence ATGGCCCACGCTGGTGAGCATGACGGCTGGGTGCCGCTGGTCCTGCTCGTGGAGGACGATCCACAGGACGCGCTGATCGTGCGCGAGCTGCTGGAGGACAGCGGCCTGGCCGTACGCCTGGAATGGGCACGCTCGGTGAAGGAGGCGCGGCAGGCGCTGCGGCGGCTGCGGCCCCAATGCGTGCTGCTCGACCTCGACCTGCCCGACGCCTACGCGTTCTCGGCGCTGCCGGCCGTGCTGGAGGAGGCCGGCGACGCCGCCGTCGTCGTGCTGACGGGCCTCGCCGAGGAGCAGGCCGGCCTCGCCGCGGTGACCGCCGGCGCCCAGGACTACCTGGTCAAGGGCCGGGTGGAGGCCGAATGGCTGGGCCGCGCGCTGCGCTACGCGATGCAGCGCAAGCAGGCCGAGCAGGCGGCGGTGGCGCTGCACGCCGAGCGCGTGCGCGCCAAGGAGAACGCCCGCCTGGAGCGCGGCCTGCTGCCCACCCCGCTGCTGCAGTCCATGCCGATCCAGGTGGCCTCGCGCTACCAGGCCAGCCGCGGCTCCCAGACCCTCGGCGGCGACTTCTTCGACGTCGTCGAGTCCGACGACAAGATCGTGCACGCGGTGATCGGCGACGTCTGCGGCCACGGCCCCGACGAGGCGGCGCTCGGCGTGTGCCTGCGCATCGCCTGGCGCGCGCTCGTGCTGACCGGATTGGAGGGCGGCGCGCTGCTGCGCCAGCTCGAACGCATCCTGGCCGCCGAGCGGCCCAGCCCCGAGATCTTCGTGACGATGTCCACGCTGGTGCTGGAGCCGGACCGGCGGACGGTGCGCCTCTGGCGCGCCGGCCACCCGGGCATGTTCGTCCACACGCCGGAGGGGGTCACCCTGTCCGAGCCGGCGCAGGGGCCCGCGCTCGGGCTGCCGATCGACGGCGACTGGGAGCAGCACGTGATGGAGCTGCCGCCGGGCGGCGGGCTGACGTTGTTCACCGACGGCCTGTTCGAGCGCCGCCTGCCGGGCGAGCCGCCCCGGTGGCTGGGCGAGGAGGGCCTGCTGGAGCTGGCCAGGAAACGCGCGCACCTCGACGGAGAGCGCTTCCTCGACGCGCTCGTCGAGGACGTCGAGACGGCCGCCCCCGAGACCGCCGCCGACGACCTCGCCGTGGTCCACCTGCGCTGGAACGACGATCTGTGA
- a CDS encoding SDR family NAD(P)-dependent oxidoreductase, with protein sequence MRELAGKVAVVTGAASGIGRALALRFAAEGMTLMLADVDHGGLAETAAYAREAARSWAAAQTPAAADTRAAGRRGSAGSGSAGSGLAGSGLAGWADGRAAGEVRTQITDVSDAAAVAHLADRCFGELGAVHVLCNNAGVYQGGHMWTRTEEDFAWLLGVNLWGVLHGIRAFVPRMIEQDVEGHVVNTVSVAGLSAAPGSGGYAVSKHAALAASLALAQDLAAADAKLRVTALCPGAVRTRIADSARVRPPTLATTPGPDELDAREHVSRRAERGIDPAEVAELAVAAIREERFLVLTDAAHAARLHRQYEVLLRGGLPLQR encoded by the coding sequence GTGCGGGAGCTCGCCGGCAAGGTGGCGGTGGTGACGGGCGCGGCCAGCGGGATCGGCCGGGCTCTGGCGCTGCGGTTCGCGGCCGAGGGCATGACGCTGATGCTGGCGGACGTGGATCACGGCGGGCTGGCGGAGACGGCCGCGTACGCGAGGGAAGCCGCCCGGTCATGGGCGGCTGCCCAGACGCCGGCGGCCGCCGACACGCGGGCGGCAGGCAGGCGTGGGTCTGCGGGTAGTGGGTCTGCGGGTAGCGGGCTCGCGGGTAGTGGGCTTGCGGGGTGGGCGGACGGTCGCGCGGCCGGTGAGGTGCGGACGCAGATCACCGACGTCTCCGACGCCGCCGCCGTGGCGCACCTGGCCGACCGTTGCTTCGGCGAGCTGGGCGCCGTCCACGTCCTGTGCAACAACGCGGGCGTCTACCAGGGCGGCCACATGTGGACGCGCACCGAGGAGGACTTCGCCTGGCTGCTCGGCGTCAACCTGTGGGGCGTCCTGCACGGCATCCGGGCCTTCGTCCCGCGCATGATCGAGCAGGACGTGGAGGGGCACGTCGTCAACACGGTGTCCGTGGCCGGGCTGTCGGCCGCGCCCGGCTCCGGCGGGTACGCCGTCAGCAAGCACGCCGCCCTGGCCGCCTCCCTGGCCCTGGCCCAGGACCTGGCCGCCGCCGACGCCAAGCTCCGGGTGACCGCGCTCTGCCCCGGCGCGGTCCGTACCCGGATCGCCGACTCCGCCCGCGTCCGTCCGCCCACCCTGGCCACCACGCCCGGGCCGGACGAACTGGACGCCCGCGAGCACGTCAGCCGGCGGGCCGAGCGCGGCATCGACCCGGCCGAGGTCGCCGAGCTGGCGGTGGCGGCCATCCGCGAGGAGCGGTTCCTCGTGCTGACGGACGCGGCGCACGCCGCCCGCCTGCACCGCCAGTACGAGGTCCTGCTGCGCGGCGGCCTTCCGCTCCAGCGCTGA
- the guaA gene encoding glutamine-hydrolyzing GMP synthase yields the protein MSEFDTVLVVDFGAQYAQLIARRVRECHVYSEIVPSTMPVEEMMAKNPKAIILSGGPSSVYAEGAPPVPHGLFSTGVPTFGICYGFQAMAQALGGTVARTGVAEYGGTSLDVLDEGVIFAGLPASQKVWMSHGDSVSAAPEGFTVTASTGETPVAAFEHPGRGLYGVQFHPEVLHSEHGQAVLKHFLDAAGCRPSWTMLNIVEESVETVRRQVGEGRAICALSGGVDSAVAAAIVQRAIGDRLTCVFVDHGLLRKGEAEQVERDFVAATGVKLRVVDAAERFLKALEGVTDPEEKRKIIGREFIRVFEDEQRAIMADGPVDFLVQGTLYPDVVESGGGTGTANIKSHHNVGGLPEDLQFTLVEPLRALFKDEVRRAGEELGLPAAMVWRQPFPGPGLGIRIVGEVTRERLEILREADAIAREELSRAGLDRQIWQCPVVLLADVRSVGVQGDGRTYGHPVVLRPVTSEDAMTADWSRVPYDVLSRISTRITNEVREINRVVLDVTSKPPGTIEWE from the coding sequence GTGTCAGAATTCGACACGGTGCTGGTGGTCGACTTCGGCGCACAGTACGCGCAGCTCATCGCCAGGCGGGTGCGCGAGTGCCACGTCTACTCCGAGATCGTCCCCTCGACGATGCCCGTCGAGGAGATGATGGCCAAGAACCCCAAGGCCATCATCCTGTCCGGCGGTCCCTCGTCCGTCTACGCCGAGGGCGCGCCGCCGGTGCCGCACGGGCTGTTCTCCACCGGCGTGCCCACGTTCGGCATCTGTTACGGCTTCCAGGCGATGGCGCAGGCGCTCGGCGGCACGGTCGCCCGCACCGGCGTGGCCGAGTACGGCGGCACCTCGCTCGACGTGCTGGACGAGGGCGTCATCTTCGCCGGGCTGCCGGCCAGCCAGAAGGTCTGGATGTCCCACGGCGACAGCGTCTCGGCCGCCCCCGAGGGCTTCACGGTCACCGCCTCCACGGGCGAGACCCCGGTCGCGGCCTTCGAGCACCCCGGCCGCGGCCTGTACGGCGTGCAGTTCCACCCCGAGGTGCTGCACTCCGAGCACGGCCAGGCGGTGCTCAAGCACTTCCTCGACGCGGCCGGCTGCCGGCCGAGCTGGACGATGCTCAACATCGTCGAGGAGTCCGTCGAGACCGTCCGCCGCCAGGTGGGCGAGGGCCGGGCGATCTGCGCGCTGTCCGGCGGGGTCGACTCCGCGGTGGCCGCGGCGATCGTGCAGCGGGCCATCGGCGACCGGCTGACCTGCGTCTTCGTCGACCACGGCCTGCTGCGCAAGGGCGAGGCCGAGCAGGTGGAGCGCGACTTCGTCGCCGCCACCGGGGTCAAGCTGCGGGTGGTCGACGCGGCCGAGCGGTTCCTCAAGGCGCTGGAGGGCGTCACCGACCCCGAGGAGAAGCGCAAGATCATCGGGCGTGAGTTCATCCGCGTCTTCGAGGACGAGCAGCGCGCCATCATGGCCGACGGCCCGGTCGACTTCCTCGTGCAGGGCACGCTCTACCCCGACGTCGTCGAGTCGGGCGGCGGCACCGGCACCGCCAACATCAAGTCCCACCACAACGTCGGCGGCCTGCCGGAGGATCTGCAGTTCACGCTGGTGGAGCCGCTGCGGGCGCTGTTCAAGGACGAGGTGCGCCGGGCCGGCGAGGAGCTGGGCCTGCCCGCCGCGATGGTGTGGCGGCAGCCGTTCCCCGGTCCGGGGCTCGGCATCCGCATCGTCGGCGAGGTCACCCGCGAGCGCCTGGAGATCCTGCGCGAGGCCGACGCGATCGCCCGCGAGGAGCTGTCGCGCGCCGGCCTCGACCGGCAGATCTGGCAGTGCCCGGTGGTGCTGCTGGCCGACGTCCGCTCGGTCGGCGTGCAGGGCGACGGCCGCACCTACGGCCACCCGGTGGTGCTGCGGCCGGTCACCTCCGAAGACGCGATGACCGCCGACTGGTCGCGCGTCCCGTACGACGTGCTCTCCCGCATCTCCACCCGCATCACGAACGAGGTCCGCGAGATCAACCGCGTCGTCCTCGACGTGACGAGCAAGCCCCCGGGCACCATCGAGTGGGAGTGA
- a CDS encoding DUF885 family protein, giving the protein MTELNPRLRAVADLIVAEARENGGRHEYDGRVQDLSPEGVRAGLARLGEGAAPDDAHDAEHLRVFEESLRFQLGKLELHRKNPLLHLSNLELACYDRDYAPEEERTRAKAAHLALWPDAVDAAIASLDQVAAPVAQSLLGAVQGLSAGIGDQAALAAHGRLVAHLERAAAEGDPDASLGGDALSKLMGTAEGLPVDLGRLAERADAERDRLMSLLAEACAKLGRAGQPPLEVARELVKQHPSADEVIEAARIGTAKAIAFTKEKDLVPYHDGECLVGPAPESRSWAMAMMAWNAPGEPEGPSWYHITPPHPSWPQQEQEEWLEVFSHATLPAINVHEVAPGHFSHGRALRRAPSEVRRLLMSNAFIEGWAHYAEELCVEEGFEPDDPRFEIGVWLEALIRVTRLACAIGVHTGQMTVEEGARRFESDTHLLGPAALSEARRATFDPTYGRYTWGKLLILDLRERARKEWGAGFTLQRFHKELLHLGSPPLGLMEAIL; this is encoded by the coding sequence ATGACAGAACTCAACCCCAGGCTGCGCGCGGTCGCCGACCTCATCGTGGCCGAGGCGCGCGAGAACGGCGGCAGGCACGAGTACGACGGCCGCGTCCAGGACCTGTCGCCCGAGGGTGTGCGCGCCGGGCTGGCGCGGCTCGGCGAGGGCGCCGCGCCGGACGACGCGCACGACGCCGAACACCTGCGGGTGTTCGAGGAGAGCTTGCGCTTCCAACTCGGGAAGCTGGAGCTGCACCGCAAGAACCCGCTGCTTCACCTGTCGAACCTCGAACTGGCCTGCTACGACCGCGACTACGCCCCGGAAGAGGAGCGGACGCGGGCCAAGGCCGCCCACCTCGCCCTCTGGCCGGACGCTGTGGACGCCGCGATCGCCTCGCTCGACCAGGTCGCCGCCCCCGTGGCGCAGTCCCTGCTCGGCGCCGTCCAGGGCCTGTCGGCCGGCATCGGCGACCAGGCCGCGCTGGCCGCGCACGGCCGGCTCGTCGCCCACCTCGAACGCGCTGCGGCCGAAGGCGACCCCGACGCCTCCCTCGGCGGCGACGCGCTCAGCAAGCTCATGGGCACCGCCGAGGGCCTGCCCGTGGACCTGGGCCGGCTGGCCGAGCGCGCCGACGCCGAGCGCGACCGGCTCATGTCGCTGCTCGCCGAGGCCTGCGCCAAGCTGGGCCGCGCCGGGCAGCCGCCGCTGGAGGTCGCGCGCGAGCTGGTCAAGCAGCACCCCAGCGCGGACGAGGTCATCGAGGCGGCCCGGATCGGCACCGCCAAGGCGATCGCGTTCACCAAGGAGAAGGACCTCGTCCCGTACCACGACGGCGAATGCCTGGTCGGCCCCGCGCCCGAGTCGCGCAGCTGGGCGATGGCGATGATGGCGTGGAACGCGCCCGGCGAGCCCGAGGGCCCGTCCTGGTACCACATCACCCCGCCGCACCCGTCCTGGCCGCAGCAGGAGCAGGAGGAGTGGCTGGAGGTCTTCAGCCACGCGACGCTGCCCGCGATCAACGTCCACGAGGTCGCGCCGGGGCACTTCTCCCACGGCCGGGCGCTGCGGCGGGCGCCGTCCGAGGTGCGCAGGCTGCTCATGTCGAACGCGTTCATCGAGGGCTGGGCCCACTACGCCGAGGAGCTGTGCGTCGAGGAGGGCTTCGAGCCGGACGACCCGCGCTTCGAGATCGGCGTCTGGCTGGAGGCGCTCATCCGCGTCACCCGCCTCGCCTGCGCGATCGGCGTGCACACCGGGCAGATGACGGTCGAGGAGGGCGCGCGCCGCTTCGAGTCCGACACGCACCTGCTCGGGCCGGCGGCGCTGTCGGAGGCCCGGCGGGCCACGTTCGACCCGACCTACGGCCGCTACACCTGGGGCAAGCTGCTCATCCTCGACCTGCGGGAACGGGCCCGCAAGGAGTGGGGCGCGGGCTTCACCCTCCAGCGCTTCCACAAGGAGCTCCTGCATCTCGGTTCGCCGCCCCTGGGCCTCATGGAGGCCATCCTGTAG
- a CDS encoding right-handed parallel beta-helix repeat-containing protein — MFHVQVAPWGDDSADGSPAHPFATLGRALAAARQAPGPAVVSLRGGTHVLTEPLRLTEADSGLVLQAHAYGTAGQEAPMISGGRTITGWRVAGGVWTADVGDLDTRQLYVDGRRAARASIDALPGAARATDTGYVTDARLAWQSPQDVEFVHRGVYPWSEARLKVAGVTTDDGSTMITMARPAFDRALELYNSTWAGTTQRGPGLPTRIENDPSFLREPGTWVLDRSRPGRHVLRYLPRPGEHPERTAVVAPALERLAGVEGARQVTFRGLVFADATWLGPEQGFVHYHGSGYYEGGGVATAVLGEGASVTYPTASVTIPACVAIDDADAVAVEGCRFTRLGASGLSITGGSEVAVRGCTFDTLSAGGVVVTGGRDVAIEDNLVRHIGLDHSGSPGIAVTAAHGCLIAHNEVTDVPHCGIVVGPGRGAQILRNRTADTMRVLADGGGVYLSGVQGGSFEDGAVVRGNVIEDTRTPYNFGLYLDYGAAWATVTENVVVRADNTAVLHVGPPLEHVVFRGNIWDADPLGHDSPPDGVTYEDNRTIKDASELAAATAAIRARAGRRRS; from the coding sequence ATGTTCCACGTCCAGGTAGCTCCATGGGGTGACGACTCCGCTGACGGTTCCCCCGCGCACCCGTTCGCCACGCTCGGACGCGCGCTCGCGGCGGCCAGGCAGGCCCCGGGCCCGGCCGTCGTGTCGTTGCGCGGCGGGACGCACGTGCTGACCGAGCCGCTGCGGCTCACCGAGGCCGACTCCGGTCTCGTCCTCCAGGCCCACGCGTACGGCACCGCCGGCCAGGAGGCCCCGATGATCAGCGGCGGCCGGACGATCACCGGCTGGCGCGTGGCCGGCGGCGTCTGGACGGCCGACGTCGGCGACCTCGACACCCGCCAGCTCTACGTGGACGGCCGCAGGGCCGCCCGCGCCTCGATCGACGCGCTGCCGGGCGCGGCCCGCGCGACCGACACCGGTTACGTCACCGACGCCCGGCTCGCCTGGCAGAGCCCGCAGGACGTGGAGTTCGTCCACCGCGGCGTCTACCCCTGGTCCGAGGCACGCCTGAAGGTGGCCGGCGTGACCACCGACGACGGCTCGACCATGATCACCATGGCCCGCCCCGCCTTCGACCGGGCGCTGGAGCTGTACAACTCGACGTGGGCCGGCACGACCCAGCGCGGCCCCGGCCTGCCCACCCGCATCGAGAACGACCCGAGCTTCCTGCGCGAGCCCGGCACCTGGGTGCTCGACCGCTCCCGCCCCGGCCGGCACGTCCTGCGTTACCTGCCGCGGCCGGGCGAGCACCCGGAGCGCACGGCGGTCGTCGCGCCCGCGCTGGAGCGGCTGGCCGGCGTCGAGGGCGCGCGGCAGGTGACGTTCCGAGGGCTGGTGTTCGCCGACGCCACCTGGCTGGGCCCCGAGCAGGGGTTCGTGCACTACCACGGCAGCGGCTACTACGAGGGCGGCGGCGTGGCGACGGCGGTGCTCGGCGAGGGGGCGTCCGTGACGTATCCCACCGCGTCCGTGACGATTCCCGCCTGCGTGGCGATCGACGACGCGGACGCGGTGGCGGTGGAAGGATGCCGGTTCACCCGACTGGGGGCCTCCGGGCTCAGCATCACCGGCGGCTCGGAGGTCGCGGTGCGCGGCTGCACGTTCGACACCCTGTCCGCCGGCGGCGTCGTGGTGACCGGCGGGCGCGACGTCGCGATCGAGGACAACCTGGTGCGCCACATCGGGCTCGACCACAGCGGCTCGCCCGGCATCGCCGTCACCGCCGCGCACGGCTGCCTGATCGCCCACAACGAGGTCACCGACGTGCCGCACTGCGGCATCGTCGTCGGGCCGGGAAGGGGCGCCCAGATCCTGCGCAACCGCACCGCCGACACCATGCGCGTGCTGGCCGACGGCGGCGGCGTCTACCTGAGCGGGGTGCAGGGCGGCTCGTTCGAGGACGGGGCGGTGGTGCGGGGCAACGTCATCGAGGACACGCGGACGCCGTACAACTTCGGCCTCTACCTCGACTACGGCGCGGCGTGGGCGACGGTGACGGAGAACGTCGTCGTGCGCGCGGACAACACCGCGGTGCTGCACGTCGGGCCGCCGCTGGAGCACGTGGTGTTCCGCGGCAACATCTGGGACGCCGACCCGCTGGGCCACGACAGCCCGCCGGACGGGGTCACGTACGAGGACAACCGCACCATCAAGGACGCGAGCGAGCTGGCCGCCGCCACCGCCGCCATCCGCGCGCGGGCAGGCCGCCGCCGCTCCTGA